The following coding sequences are from one Anguilla rostrata isolate EN2019 chromosome 16, ASM1855537v3, whole genome shotgun sequence window:
- the gas8 gene encoding dynein regulatory complex subunit 4, with amino-acid sequence MLYKYRLYTNKPMKLEQIMKCIICMLMSSYLFRQPHERLKLLRMFFLCFVRRDEYDLTSFLDSLQQPPKKKDKGGKGKTPAAADSSTAEVSVDQLQEQIELLKDELDKERDERNFFQMEGDKIRAFWDITKRQLQEKTADLRNKDRELEEAEENHQEEVKDYKQKVKHLLYEHQNSLSEQKADKTTAKKVLQTEHIEREFELRKEIRNLKNALKAMELSSENLVKKLKLKNDEEMIQKQNDFERQLQENKAKYEKRMLVMQREVDLRWTTEVHKIEERKNSQINTLMKDHDRAIYSMKNYYNDTIINNMSLINSQRAEIDATLKKVDDLEKENAKVVQHNRRLAEPLEKAKEEVAELQKVMASYKKDKASLVEARKRLKAADKEMEDMKWECEVLQQTLRKVQEEKDNLAHQLTNTILEVQQKSTFKNHLENKMNSLSKTGEKAGRE; translated from the exons ATGTTGTACAAGTACAGGCTGTACACCAACAAACCAATGAAACTGGAACAAAtcatgaaatgtattatttgtatgCTGATGTCGTCTTACCTGTTCAGGCAGCCACATGAGAGATTAAAACTACTCAGGatgttctttctctgttttgtcAGGAGAGATGAATATGACCTGACAAGTTTTTTGGACAGTCTACAACAG CCTCCGAAGAAGAAAGATAAGGGTGGGAAAGGAAAGACACCTGCAGCGGCGGACAGCTCCACAGCGGAAGTGTCAGTGGATCAG CTCCAGGAGCAGATTGAGCTCCTGAAGGATGAGCTGGACAAGGAGAGGGACGAGCGGAACTTCTTCCAGATGGAGGGAGACAAGATCCGGGCCTTCTGGGACATCACCAAGAGGCAGCTGCAGGAGAAGACCGCTGACCTCAGGAACAAGGACAGGGAGTTGGAGGAGGCCGAGGAGAATCATCAAGAAGAAGTCAAG GATTATAAACAGAAGGTGAAGCACTTGCTGTACGAACACCAGAACAGTCTGTCAGAACAGAAAGCAGACAAGACTACTGCCAAAAAGGTGCTGCAGACTGAACACATTGAGAGGGAGTTTGAGCTACGTAAAGAAATACGCAATCTGAAAAATGCTCTCAAGGCAATGGAACTATCCAGTGAAAATCTAGTGAAGAAGCTGAAACTG AAAAATGATGAGGAAATGatccaaaagcaaaatgattttgaaagacAATTGCAAG aaaacaaagcaaagtacGAAAAGCGGATGCTGGTGATGCAAAGGGAGGTGGACCTGAGGTGGACAACGGAGGTTCACAAAATCGAGGAGAGGAAGAACAGTCAGATAAACACGCTGATGAAGGACCATGACAGGGCCATCTACAGCATGAAGAATTATTACAATGATACCATCATCAACAACATGTCCCTCATCAACTCACAGAGA GCAGAGATAGATGCAACCTTGAAGAAGGTGGATGACCTGGAGAAGGAGAACGCAAAAGTGGTGCAGCACAACAGGAGGCTGGCTGAGCCTCTGGAGAAGGCCAAGGAGGAAGTGGCAGAGCTGCAGAAAGTGATGGCAAGCTACAAGAAGGACAAGGCCTCACTGGTG GAAGCCAGGAAACGTTTGAAGGCAGCTGACAAAGAGATGGAGGACATGAAATGGGAATGTGAGGTCCTGCAGCAGACGTTGCGAAAG gtTCAGGAAGAAAAAGACAATTTGGCCCACCAGTTAACCAACACCATTCTGGAGGTGCAGCAGAAGAGCACTTTCAAGAACCACCTGGAAAATAAGATGAATTCCCTTTCAAAAACTGGAGAAAAAGCAGGGAGAGAATAG